DNA sequence from the Ctenopharyngodon idella isolate HZGC_01 chromosome 14, HZGC01, whole genome shotgun sequence genome:
TGACCAGTTAGAGGATGAAAAATCACGTCTGCAGAAGGAGATCGCAGAGCTTCAGAAGCAAAAAGAAAAGCTTGAGTTGGTCCTTGAGGCCCATAGACCCATTTGCAAAGTCCAGGACTCGGACTCGGACTCCGACTCAAACAATGACCTCCCAACACTAAGTGGAATCAAGATTGAGCCTGCGGACCCTGATCTTCCTGGACCCTCAGGAGAATTTAAGAGTCAAACCAAGCCTAATAAACCCAAGCCCAAAATTACCATCCCACCTCCAGCTTCAGCCTCCTCTGTTACCAGCGTAGCTCTAGAATCAGAGTCTCTTCATACTCCTGTCGTCATCTCCACTCCATCTCTGACTCCCTTTTCTGCCAGCCTGGTCTTCTGTTACCCCTCTTCTTCAGTGGATACCAGCTCAGCGACTTCATCCCAAGCCCCTAGTCTCGCCGCCTCTCAACACGCTACCAGCCAGTCTTCTCGTAACCCTCAGCCGTGTGGTGTCGCTCATCgccgcagcagcagcagcgggGATCAGTCAGATCACTCTCTCAATTCACCAACTATCCTCACCCTTTGATTTCTCACCTGCTGTGAGGGAAAAGTGTTTATGACTTCCAAAAGTGTCCTTACTACTACATGCAAACAAGCATAAGCAAGTACTGCATGTGTTATGCTTTTACCTGTGTATTCTGTTTACCTTTATTAATAGCAATTATCTAGTCACTTGAATGCATTATAAGAATACAGAAGCACATGTTAAAGGTGATGGGtgtaacatttttgacattGAAATGCTTTCTCCTGTCCCAGCTTAATGAGGAGCTTAACACAACTATGCCATTCGATGGCTGATTAGTAATACTGGCTAAACCATGGGCATGAATTGGCGCGGACTGTCTCTTTGTCCAACCAATGACAGACCTATGACAGTCTTTATTTTTGCCATTTGAGTTGGTGACGCTAGTgatgcagaaattacacacttcacctttatgTATGTGTAGTGCAAAATGAACAGTAACTTTTATATGAAGTAGACTGAAATCATCACAGCACACACACGTGTTGTAGTTGTCTTAAGTACCAAATTCGATACCAAATGAGCgctgtaaacacctctgattggccattgtgttcatgcactcaatatatatgtctgtgattggctacaatgatcagcccacgggagcgtttgaaagcacactgAAGTGTTTGAATTCGAAAGCGATTTGAAAGCAGAAGCAGGagagtttgaaagcaggcatttATCAGCGAAacaacgctcccgtgtgtatctgtgtaagcgctcagtctatttacaacatgtttttgaagcgttgatcattgtagccaatcacagacataactgatgagcgtgtgaacacaatggccaatcagaggtgtttacaaatctgcTCAAAATTTCACTAcagacttggtaccgaagtcggtactgtaatatatatatatatatatatatatatataaacattgaaaaGAAAACTGACTGACATTTAAGCCCATAACGTTTGACTGCAGTGGCattaataatagtattattgatattcatttattttaactacACATTTAGTATATCGTTGATGGTACTGTCACAGTTAAATATCTGGCCTACTAACAAGTTTAGAGGTTGCTGTGGGAGTTTGAGAGTTAGTGAGCACAATGTACATTGCTCACCATTATGCCCTTCAGGAAACGATGTTTAAAGCAATTTTTAGAGTGTCTAttaagttatttattattatgttaccAACTTTAGAAATGTTATAGTTTCAATTGATGGATTTGAATTTATGTCAGTTTTACTGTCTTGCTATAGACGTTTGTGGATTTACACAGTGTACTGCTATCTCTTTGTCatgtcattttatgtttttaaccTAGATTTTAAGAAACATATTGTGATAATAACAGTGTGTGCTGAATAAGCTAGTTTTAAAGAAACTGAAGGGACGCAGCCTTACCTGGTTCTTTTCATACAATGTCTACAACACAACAACTCAACACTGAGAATGTACACTTCAATGACCGGCTCACTGTTACACTAGTTAAATTCTATTTTAACTTCACCGAACACTTCAGTGGTTACTCTACAGTGGTTTTTTCCCTACAAGTACAAAGGTGTGTGATTCACAGGCCAGTAGAAGTAAATTATTAagattttatactgtatttaacaCACTATGTTAGAA
Encoded proteins:
- the fosl1a gene encoding fos-related antigen 1a produces the protein MYNYGNLGRGIDRTFPDSASGPGSSSASLSTTTVTSQQQQQQQQHKYSVAGSSQFVPSLNTITSNQDLQWMLQPSLLGTPGPSRALRPSYPLPPRIPSMNPQFSQSHLSRPGVIRAATAVGSSTRRHDEHLSPEELERRRIRRERNKMAAAKCRNRRRELTDTLQNETDQLEDEKSRLQKEIAELQKQKEKLELVLEAHRPICKVQDSDSDSDSNNDLPTLSGIKIEPADPDLPGPSGEFKSQTKPNKPKPKITIPPPASASSVTSVALESESLHTPVVISTPSLTPFSASLVFCYPSSSVDTSSATSSQAPSLAASQHATSQSSRNPQPCGVAHRRSSSSGDQSDHSLNSPTILTL